One genomic region from Arthrobacter sp. YN encodes:
- the phnC gene encoding phosphonate ABC transporter ATP-binding protein codes for MSLLSPTESTTAALTPAGTPTVRARRLRVQYGEQVALAGIDLDVYPGEVVALLGHSGSGKSTLMKTLTGIAPFTADALEVAGRSVAQQNPTGLRELRSDVGYVFQHFNLVPRLTALTNVLTGGLHSAGPLNMLGTFSRAQRTMALELLDRVGLAHKAQQPCRSLSGGEQQRVAIARALMQQPRLILADEPVASLDPRLAGTILGLLRDIAREEQIPVIVSLHVVGLARRYADRVLGLHSGELVFAGPATTITEKEVHQIYGTDTELLEN; via the coding sequence ATGAGCCTCTTGTCACCAACGGAAAGCACGACGGCGGCACTCACCCCCGCCGGGACGCCCACCGTCCGCGCTCGTCGCTTGCGGGTCCAGTACGGGGAGCAAGTTGCCTTGGCCGGGATCGACCTGGACGTCTACCCGGGCGAAGTCGTGGCGCTGCTGGGCCACTCCGGCTCGGGCAAGTCCACGCTCATGAAGACCCTCACCGGGATCGCTCCCTTCACTGCTGACGCGCTGGAAGTCGCCGGCCGTTCAGTAGCCCAACAGAACCCGACCGGCCTGCGAGAGCTGCGATCCGACGTCGGATATGTCTTCCAGCACTTCAATCTGGTGCCGCGGCTGACCGCCCTCACCAACGTGCTGACCGGCGGACTCCACTCGGCTGGGCCTTTGAACATGCTGGGAACGTTCAGCAGGGCGCAGCGGACCATGGCGTTGGAACTGCTGGACCGCGTGGGCCTGGCACACAAGGCCCAGCAGCCGTGCCGGAGCCTGAGCGGCGGTGAGCAGCAGCGCGTCGCGATTGCCCGCGCCTTGATGCAGCAGCCGCGCCTGATCCTCGCCGACGAACCCGTCGCTTCCCTGGACCCGCGGCTCGCCGGCACCATCCTTGGACTGCTCCGCGACATCGCCCGCGAGGAACAGATCCCCGTGATCGTCAGCCTTCACGTCGTGGGTCTCGCCCGCCGCTACGCCGACCGCGTCCTGGGGCTGCACTCCGGTGAACTCGTCTTCGCCGGCCCCGCCACCACCATCACCGAAAAGGAGGTGCACCAGATTTATGGAACAGACACTGAGCTCCTCGAAAACTGA
- a CDS encoding AraC family transcriptional regulator, producing the protein MDPLSQFLTGPRAQAAFALRVVMDPPFAIDVQDQAALTVIVVVRGEAWITAEGAEPQPLRQGQAATVRGPEPYVVADAPGREASVVIDPEQSCRTPSGEKLELTFSRGVLTWGNSAVGETVLLIGTYQSPAAVGQLVTSVLPRLAVFGEEDLDGGLLGMLERELTHQRPGQESALDRLLDLLLLNLVRACVDRGDASQGTWANASREPVVAQALELLHQEPAAPWTVAGLALRCHVSRASMAARFRAAVGQSPMAYLSAWRLALAADRLASSNATTAVIAEEVGYSNAFTFSAAFSREYGVSPSGYRRSPQAANSRTEGAGKSSKGDRRR; encoded by the coding sequence ATGGACCCATTGTCGCAGTTCCTCACCGGTCCTCGGGCGCAGGCGGCATTTGCCCTCCGCGTGGTGATGGATCCGCCCTTCGCCATTGACGTCCAGGACCAGGCCGCCCTGACAGTGATCGTCGTGGTGCGCGGGGAAGCGTGGATCACTGCGGAAGGCGCTGAGCCACAACCCCTAAGGCAGGGTCAGGCGGCGACAGTCCGTGGGCCGGAACCCTATGTCGTTGCTGATGCTCCCGGCAGGGAGGCCTCGGTGGTCATCGATCCAGAGCAGTCCTGCCGCACCCCCAGCGGCGAAAAGTTGGAGCTCACGTTTTCCCGGGGTGTGCTGACGTGGGGCAACAGTGCCGTCGGTGAAACAGTCCTGCTGATCGGCACGTACCAGTCGCCGGCGGCCGTGGGTCAGTTGGTCACGTCAGTGCTGCCCAGGCTGGCGGTCTTCGGGGAGGAAGACCTCGACGGCGGTCTGCTGGGGATGTTGGAACGCGAACTCACACATCAACGGCCTGGACAGGAAAGCGCGCTGGACAGGCTGCTGGATCTTCTCCTGCTGAACCTCGTGCGTGCCTGCGTGGACCGGGGAGACGCATCTCAGGGAACGTGGGCAAACGCGTCCCGCGAACCAGTGGTTGCGCAGGCCCTCGAACTGCTGCACCAAGAGCCGGCGGCGCCGTGGACCGTGGCCGGGCTGGCGCTTAGGTGCCACGTCTCCAGGGCCAGCATGGCCGCCCGCTTCCGTGCCGCCGTCGGGCAGTCACCCATGGCGTATCTCAGTGCTTGGCGGCTGGCGCTGGCTGCCGACAGGTTGGCATCCAGCAACGCGACTACTGCAGTGATCGCGGAGGAGGTTGGCTACAGCAATGCCTTCACTTTCAGTGCTGCGTTTTCGCGGGAATACGGCGTCAGCCCCAGCGGCTACCGGCGGTCCCCGCAGGCGGCAAACAGCCGAACGGAAGGCGCGGGTAAATCATCCAAAGGGGACCGGCGCCGGTGA
- a CDS encoding TetR/AcrR family transcriptional regulator, translating into MPDTVAVADRRPGRPRDTALESTVLSSTVELLLERDTREVTISAITERSGVSRAALYRRWSSREELIAAALDSVRSSIGFRRKDSTLETILASYEEAAIDVDGRVGALVKKRVAMGLENDELRALSWNRHVSRRREPIAAEIRHGITSGELSPDVDVEAMIDLINGLYYYQFVVRPAGSDAASIAETRERVRNAVKLVWDGALRR; encoded by the coding sequence ATGCCTGACACCGTTGCCGTTGCGGATCGCCGGCCGGGCAGGCCGCGCGACACCGCACTGGAGTCCACCGTCCTGTCCTCCACAGTGGAACTCTTGCTGGAACGGGACACGCGGGAAGTGACCATCTCGGCCATCACGGAGCGTTCAGGCGTGAGCCGGGCCGCACTGTACCGGCGGTGGAGCAGCCGCGAAGAACTGATCGCTGCGGCCTTGGACAGCGTCCGGTCCAGCATCGGCTTCCGGCGCAAGGACTCCACGCTGGAGACGATCCTCGCCTCGTATGAAGAAGCAGCGATCGACGTCGACGGCCGCGTGGGCGCGCTGGTGAAGAAGCGCGTGGCCATGGGCTTGGAGAACGACGAACTCAGGGCACTGTCCTGGAACCGGCACGTGTCCAGGCGACGTGAACCTATTGCTGCGGAGATCCGCCACGGCATCACGTCCGGCGAGCTCTCGCCGGACGTGGATGTGGAGGCGATGATCGACCTCATCAACGGGCTGTACTACTACCAGTTCGTGGTGCGGCCCGCAGGTTCCGACGCCGCTTCCATCGCCGAAACCCGGGAGCGTGTGCGCAACGCCGTGAAGCTGGTGTGGGACGGGGCGTTGCGGAGGTAG
- a CDS encoding MFS transporter, whose amino-acid sequence MTVNKPRPGLAIAALSLGTALNPLNSSMIAVALVVLREHFELDVATVTWVITSFYLASAAGQPLMGRLADRFGPRRLFMFGMALVAVTCAIAPFLPNFALVCVARALMAVGTATAYPSAVVMVTELSRLANLPSTRPLGRIQMANTSAAAVGPVVGGLLVSLVGWQALFAINVPIALLAMIVVYKVAPVDSGRETGKLGQLIRDSDIPGILAFVTSLMLAMMALLNVMPGYRWYLLGAATVIGALFAWRELHFQPPFLDLRLLGRNRPLLLVYLLFIVFSGVYYFAFFGLPQLLQEAGQYDAGVVGLLMLPLAALSVVVTPLTVRFIERFGVRSVLITGVLILTVAAGTLGFLTMTLWAPLVFLLTALMGVPYGVVSTASNQGLYVSARPEERGVAAGIFQTCRYLGAITATVLIGVLYGPGVNQANWGIMVLVMLGLSAVVLVLAVMWRKPTV is encoded by the coding sequence GTGACCGTCAACAAACCCCGCCCCGGCCTCGCGATCGCTGCGCTGAGTCTCGGGACGGCGCTGAATCCGCTGAACTCGTCCATGATCGCCGTCGCACTGGTGGTTTTGCGGGAGCATTTCGAGCTCGACGTCGCCACGGTCACCTGGGTGATCACCTCGTTCTACCTCGCGTCCGCCGCAGGTCAGCCGCTTATGGGCCGGCTCGCCGACCGCTTCGGTCCGCGACGTCTGTTCATGTTCGGCATGGCCCTGGTTGCGGTCACCTGCGCCATCGCACCGTTCCTGCCCAACTTCGCGCTGGTCTGCGTGGCCCGCGCGCTCATGGCTGTGGGGACCGCGACGGCGTACCCGTCCGCCGTCGTGATGGTCACCGAACTGAGCCGGCTGGCTAACCTGCCGTCCACGCGGCCTTTGGGCCGGATCCAGATGGCCAACACCTCGGCCGCTGCCGTCGGACCAGTAGTGGGCGGGCTGTTGGTGAGCCTTGTGGGATGGCAGGCGTTGTTCGCCATCAACGTGCCCATCGCGTTGCTGGCCATGATCGTGGTCTACAAAGTGGCGCCGGTCGATTCCGGCCGCGAGACCGGCAAGCTCGGCCAGTTGATCCGCGATTCCGATATCCCCGGCATCCTCGCCTTCGTCACCTCGCTGATGCTCGCCATGATGGCCCTGCTCAACGTCATGCCCGGCTACCGCTGGTACCTGCTGGGTGCCGCCACGGTGATCGGCGCACTCTTCGCCTGGCGTGAGCTGCACTTCCAGCCGCCGTTCCTGGACCTTCGCCTGCTGGGCCGGAACCGGCCACTGCTGTTGGTCTATCTGCTGTTCATCGTTTTCAGCGGCGTCTACTACTTTGCGTTCTTCGGCCTGCCGCAACTGCTCCAGGAAGCAGGACAGTACGACGCCGGTGTGGTCGGCCTGCTGATGCTGCCCCTTGCTGCGTTGTCGGTGGTGGTGACGCCGCTGACGGTGAGGTTCATTGAGCGGTTCGGCGTACGTTCCGTCCTGATCACCGGAGTCCTGATTCTGACGGTTGCTGCGGGAACGCTCGGCTTCCTGACCATGACGCTGTGGGCTCCGCTGGTGTTCCTGCTGACTGCGTTGATGGGCGTTCCCTATGGCGTGGTGAGCACTGCCTCCAACCAGGGTCTATACGTGTCCGCCCGTCCCGAGGAGAGGGGAGTGGCTGCCGGAATTTTCCAGACGTGCCGCTACCTCGGAGCCATCACGGCCACCGTATTGATCGGTGTCCTCTACGGTCCGGGCGTGAACCAGGCCAACTGGGGAATCATGGTCTTGGTAATGCTGGGACTCAGTGCAGTGGTGCTGGTGCTGGCTGTCATGTGGCGGAAGCCCACCGTTTAG
- a CDS encoding LacI family DNA-binding transcriptional regulator produces MVTKQDSGRATISEIAREAGVSVPTVSKVLNGHAHVAAATRARVEEIIAKRDYARRPAKRSKKAGLIDLVFPGMGSEWACEIIEGVERVAQEAGYGTVVSSLSLDGSRIRPWLANLAERKSDGVLLAVYELDSKQIQRIKSLGIPVILIDPVGQPGPDLMTVGAANWDGAFSATEHLLKLGHKRIGMIGGREDLQCSSAREDGYLAALRRGGIESDPALMVPGDFSTESGARGTEALLSLAEKPTAIFTGNDAQALGAYRAARSAGLRIPEDLSIIGFDDIPAAEWIEPGLTTIRQPVVQMAETAMRALLRHLEGDEELPQRIELGTELVVRGSTAAPAA; encoded by the coding sequence ATGGTAACCAAGCAGGACTCGGGACGGGCGACGATCAGCGAGATCGCCCGGGAGGCCGGCGTTTCCGTGCCCACGGTTTCCAAGGTCCTCAACGGCCATGCCCATGTCGCGGCGGCCACCCGCGCACGGGTTGAAGAAATCATCGCCAAGCGCGACTACGCCCGACGCCCCGCCAAGCGCAGCAAGAAGGCCGGGCTCATTGACCTCGTGTTCCCGGGCATGGGCTCGGAATGGGCGTGCGAGATCATCGAAGGTGTGGAGCGCGTGGCCCAGGAAGCCGGGTACGGGACCGTGGTCAGCAGCTTGTCGCTGGATGGGTCCAGGATCCGCCCGTGGCTGGCGAACCTTGCGGAGCGAAAGTCCGACGGCGTGCTGCTCGCCGTGTACGAACTGGACTCGAAGCAGATCCAGCGCATCAAGTCGCTCGGCATTCCGGTGATCCTGATCGACCCCGTGGGGCAACCGGGACCGGACCTCATGACTGTGGGTGCGGCCAACTGGGACGGTGCGTTCTCGGCTACCGAGCACCTGTTGAAGCTTGGCCACAAGCGGATCGGCATGATCGGCGGCCGTGAGGATCTGCAGTGCAGCAGTGCCCGCGAAGACGGGTACCTGGCGGCTCTGCGGCGAGGCGGAATCGAGTCCGATCCTGCGCTCATGGTGCCCGGCGACTTCTCCACTGAGTCCGGGGCGCGGGGGACCGAGGCTTTGCTTTCCCTGGCGGAGAAGCCCACCGCGATCTTCACCGGCAACGACGCCCAGGCCCTCGGCGCTTACCGTGCCGCGCGCTCTGCCGGACTGCGAATTCCCGAGGACCTCTCCATCATCGGCTTCGACGACATCCCTGCTGCGGAATGGATCGAACCCGGCCTCACCACCATCCGCCAGCCTGTGGTGCAGATGGCTGAAACCGCCATGCGCGCGCTCCTCCGCCACCTTGAGGGTGACGAGGAGCTGCCGCAGCGCATCGAGCTCGGCACGGAATTAGTGGTGAGGGGCTCGACGGCGGCGCCGGCTGCCTAG
- a CDS encoding anthrone oxygenase family protein, translating into MTTLSTWLPVAAGTGSALVGGFYFAFSALVMPALRHRPASEAANTMNSINQKAVTPPFMILFFGSAAASAGVVIAAVVDPGSQPPLRVAGAAACLAGFLSTMAINVPLNNRLAQGSSQDWNQFLRGWVPANHLRAALSIAGGAALLIPLNP; encoded by the coding sequence ATGACAACTTTGAGCACCTGGCTTCCAGTAGCGGCCGGAACGGGTTCGGCCCTGGTGGGCGGCTTCTACTTCGCCTTCTCCGCACTCGTGATGCCCGCCCTTCGCCACCGGCCCGCGAGTGAAGCGGCCAACACCATGAACTCCATCAACCAGAAGGCCGTAACCCCGCCATTCATGATCCTGTTCTTCGGCTCGGCCGCCGCCTCCGCTGGCGTGGTGATTGCCGCCGTCGTCGATCCCGGGAGCCAGCCGCCACTCCGGGTGGCAGGCGCCGCGGCCTGCCTGGCTGGATTCCTCTCCACCATGGCGATCAACGTGCCGCTCAACAACCGCCTGGCCCAAGGCTCCAGCCAGGATTGGAACCAGTTCCTGAGGGGCTGGGTTCCGGCCAACCACCTGCGCGCAGCCCTGTCGATCGCAGGCGGGGCGGCACTGCTGATCCCGCTGAATCCCTAA
- a CDS encoding cupin domain-containing protein yields MCTSFPGATAVSEVSIYDWPGLDGAAGGSPHLHTASTEAYVVQQGLGRLETLDSRGFTSTPLAPGTVVWFTPGTVHRAINDSGDLKVLVVMQNAGLPENGDAVMTFPPRHLVDHDTYARFASLPSKNADGGDAAAEAAARRRRDLALEGYLELKTAVQKYGAAALADFHAAAARLVNGKTGTWRGYLADGAERQATVTGQQLLSLESMESFYMQDARTTMGERKTRRIYGMCGRIQAWELSETVIAGT; encoded by the coding sequence ATGTGCACATCGTTCCCGGGCGCCACTGCAGTGTCCGAGGTCAGTATTTACGATTGGCCCGGACTGGATGGCGCGGCCGGCGGCTCCCCGCATCTGCATACTGCGTCCACGGAGGCGTACGTGGTGCAGCAGGGTCTCGGTCGGCTGGAGACGCTGGATTCCCGCGGGTTCACCTCCACACCGCTGGCGCCCGGGACGGTGGTCTGGTTTACGCCGGGTACGGTGCATCGCGCCATCAACGACTCCGGCGACCTCAAGGTGCTGGTGGTGATGCAGAACGCCGGGCTGCCCGAAAATGGCGACGCCGTCATGACCTTCCCGCCCAGGCACTTGGTGGATCACGACACTTACGCACGCTTTGCGTCACTGCCGTCCAAGAACGCCGACGGCGGTGACGCGGCTGCGGAGGCGGCCGCGCGCCGTCGTCGTGACCTGGCTTTGGAGGGTTATCTGGAGTTGAAAACGGCAGTCCAAAAATACGGGGCCGCTGCGCTCGCCGATTTTCACGCGGCCGCTGCCCGATTGGTGAACGGGAAAACCGGGACGTGGCGCGGGTACCTCGCCGACGGCGCGGAGCGCCAGGCCACCGTTACCGGTCAGCAGTTGCTGTCTCTTGAGTCCATGGAAAGTTTCTACATGCAGGACGCGAGGACTACGATGGGCGAACGGAAAACCCGCAGGATTTACGGCATGTGCGGCCGGATCCAAGCGTGGGAACTTTCCGAAACTGTCATCGCCGGGACGTGA
- the phnD gene encoding phosphate/phosphite/phosphonate ABC transporter substrate-binding protein — MHARAGIIATSFIGLLAIGALAGCSGDANAAGANSPKTELVFATPPGTDDPDEQAIMADLATMVGDASGRTVTNLQPADYLGVVEAVRNGSVDIAVLSQFSAALAYKTDSVDPLLVWPASTEPASFCLARKDSGIQTAADVKGKQVAFIDPGSTTGYFMPKSLLAKAGLTDGTDYKSTFAGSHDSAVLALANGNVDVACTARQLYPTFVQKGVIKEDEIGVIAKSDPIPVGISIVVRKGLDDEAREALKAKLPALMTGNEKVSKTFGITGEPTADPEFSTYAPLVDVAESIGVDLQDLR, encoded by the coding sequence ATGCACGCTCGTGCAGGCATCATCGCAACTTCGTTCATCGGCCTCCTGGCCATCGGCGCCCTCGCTGGCTGCTCCGGCGACGCCAACGCGGCCGGCGCCAATAGCCCAAAAACAGAGCTCGTTTTCGCTACTCCCCCAGGCACCGACGATCCCGACGAGCAAGCCATCATGGCCGACCTCGCCACCATGGTGGGCGACGCATCGGGCCGCACCGTGACCAACCTTCAGCCGGCCGACTACCTCGGCGTCGTCGAAGCCGTCCGCAACGGCTCGGTAGACATTGCCGTCCTCAGCCAGTTCTCCGCAGCGCTCGCCTACAAGACCGACAGTGTGGACCCGCTCCTGGTATGGCCTGCCAGCACCGAGCCTGCCAGCTTCTGCCTGGCCAGGAAGGACAGCGGCATCCAGACCGCGGCCGATGTGAAGGGCAAGCAGGTTGCCTTCATCGACCCCGGCTCCACTACCGGCTACTTCATGCCCAAGTCACTGCTGGCCAAGGCGGGCCTCACGGACGGCACCGACTACAAGAGCACGTTCGCCGGTTCGCACGACTCCGCAGTCCTGGCCCTCGCCAATGGCAACGTGGATGTTGCCTGCACCGCCCGCCAGCTGTACCCCACGTTCGTGCAGAAGGGCGTCATCAAGGAAGACGAGATCGGAGTCATCGCCAAGTCGGACCCCATTCCCGTCGGCATCTCCATCGTGGTCCGCAAAGGCCTGGACGACGAAGCCCGCGAAGCCCTCAAGGCCAAGCTCCCTGCCCTGATGACCGGCAACGAGAAGGTGTCCAAGACCTTCGGCATCACCGGCGAACCTACGGCCGATCCGGAATTCAGCACGTACGCACCGCTGGTGGACGTCGCCGAGTCCATCGGCGTGGACCTCCAGGACCTCCGATGA
- a CDS encoding PmoA family protein — MTTTAQPNTALTNTALTETISYTDDGSSLTFTVGAQDIATYTYRPTDDQYESPRPFFHPLTTLEGDEVTIARPWDHVWHKGLSWALPNVGEHNFWGGATYTRETGYSNLDNNGAMNHEAFTSIEDAGTSITAAESLLWTAQPAKSEPAQPSASGQSGAPLIREQRRFAIQLLPTGNAWALLFETTMENVSGAEIGIGSPTTEGRDNAGYGGLFWRGPRSFTGGEFRSEAGTGADEFMGTRSPWIAFTGQHDVTCRKSSILFVEDQANPGASNQWFARSSMFACLGSAPFFSEVVPLKEGQPLTYRYAVVIADGALEDQKATALADAAKAALDAWA, encoded by the coding sequence ATGACCACCACAGCCCAGCCCAACACAGCCCTGACCAACACAGCCCTGACCGAAACCATCAGCTACACCGACGACGGCAGTTCCCTGACCTTCACCGTCGGGGCCCAGGACATCGCCACCTACACATACCGCCCCACGGACGACCAGTACGAAAGCCCCCGCCCCTTCTTCCACCCACTCACCACGTTGGAGGGTGACGAGGTCACCATTGCCAGACCATGGGATCACGTGTGGCACAAGGGTCTTTCCTGGGCGCTGCCGAACGTGGGCGAGCACAACTTCTGGGGCGGAGCCACCTACACCCGCGAGACCGGCTACTCGAACCTGGACAACAACGGGGCCATGAACCATGAGGCCTTCACCAGCATTGAAGATGCCGGCACCTCCATCACCGCAGCGGAGTCGCTGCTGTGGACTGCACAGCCTGCCAAATCCGAGCCAGCGCAGCCGTCCGCGTCCGGGCAGTCCGGCGCACCCCTCATCAGGGAACAACGCCGTTTCGCCATCCAATTGCTCCCCACCGGAAACGCCTGGGCCCTCCTCTTCGAAACCACTATGGAGAATGTCTCCGGTGCGGAGATCGGCATCGGCAGCCCCACCACCGAGGGCCGCGACAACGCAGGGTATGGCGGCCTGTTCTGGCGCGGACCCCGGTCCTTCACCGGCGGCGAGTTCCGCTCCGAAGCAGGAACCGGCGCCGACGAATTCATGGGCACCCGCTCACCGTGGATCGCCTTCACCGGCCAGCACGATGTCACCTGCCGGAAGTCCAGCATCCTGTTCGTCGAGGACCAGGCCAACCCGGGTGCGTCCAACCAGTGGTTCGCCCGTTCGTCCATGTTCGCCTGCCTCGGATCCGCACCGTTCTTCAGCGAAGTAGTCCCGCTTAAGGAGGGCCAGCCGCTGACGTACCGGTATGCCGTCGTGATTGCTGACGGGGCGCTGGAAGACCAAAAGGCCACAGCTCTGGCCGACGCTGCCAAAGCTGCGTTGGATGCCTGGGCCTGA
- a CDS encoding tyrosine-protein phosphatase: METLDLSPVNLRDLGGLPVSGGTTRPGVLLRSDDVSVMPAAFAQQMIDDGVTSVIDLRSPEEALFTGRGPLTVPGVSYHHLALTASVSSPEDISNEMMTAATTPAHVGAWYANLLETQARQLALGVTLVAMADGATVFHCAAGKDRTGVFAAVVLSALGATPETISADYAVTATRLPQLFPRLRAIMGGLMPDRVLDEEAIKGMGAMMGAHVESMEAMQKVLIERHGSVLEPVRRAGLSDATIAQLRERLVIADA, translated from the coding sequence GTGGAAACTTTGGATCTCTCTCCCGTCAACCTGCGCGACCTTGGCGGCCTGCCCGTTTCCGGCGGTACCACCCGTCCCGGCGTACTGCTCCGCAGTGATGATGTCTCGGTGATGCCGGCGGCTTTCGCCCAGCAAATGATCGACGACGGCGTCACCTCGGTGATCGATCTCCGCTCACCGGAAGAAGCACTCTTCACCGGGCGGGGCCCGTTGACTGTACCGGGCGTAAGCTACCACCACCTTGCGTTGACGGCGTCGGTTTCATCGCCGGAGGACATCAGCAACGAGATGATGACCGCTGCCACTACTCCTGCACATGTGGGCGCCTGGTACGCCAACCTGCTCGAGACCCAGGCCCGGCAGCTCGCCCTCGGCGTGACGCTGGTAGCCATGGCCGACGGCGCCACCGTCTTCCATTGCGCGGCCGGCAAGGATCGTACGGGAGTGTTCGCCGCCGTCGTGCTGTCAGCCTTGGGCGCTACGCCGGAAACCATCTCCGCCGACTACGCCGTGACGGCCACCCGCCTGCCGCAGCTGTTCCCCCGGCTCCGGGCGATCATGGGTGGTCTCATGCCGGACCGGGTTCTTGACGAGGAAGCCATCAAGGGCATGGGCGCCATGATGGGCGCCCATGTGGAATCCATGGAGGCGATGCAGAAGGTGCTGATCGAGCGGCACGGGAGTGTGCTGGAGCCTGTGCGGCGTGCCGGGTTGTCGGACGCGACCATCGCGCAGCTGCGTGAGCGCTTGGTGATTGCCGATGCCTGA
- a CDS encoding ANTAR domain-containing response regulator gives MVNPRPEQEALQNGYFLDLVLGSEDVEAFLADLAAFSAQSLSHPDSTVFCGITVLRRKKSATAASSDDRARVMDQLQNDFEGPCLTAMDKLTAVLVPDLLREHRWPEYVEAASHQGLRSILSVPLLVEGDTRAALNLYSERSNAFSESDLERAEVFASHASKSLRLALKIAQLSDARNDLAAAMESRTVIDLAVGAIMAQNKCSQEEAFTILRTASSNRNIKLRHLAKSIIAAVSSGKITTHFEE, from the coding sequence ATGGTCAACCCCCGCCCTGAGCAGGAAGCTCTCCAGAATGGATACTTTTTGGATCTAGTCCTGGGCAGCGAAGATGTCGAAGCTTTTCTCGCCGATCTGGCGGCTTTCTCGGCCCAGAGTCTCTCGCATCCTGACTCCACCGTCTTCTGCGGGATCACCGTTTTGCGCCGTAAGAAGTCGGCCACCGCGGCCAGCAGTGACGACCGCGCCCGCGTGATGGACCAACTTCAAAACGACTTTGAAGGTCCCTGTCTCACGGCCATGGATAAGCTGACCGCTGTCCTGGTGCCGGACCTGCTGCGTGAACACCGCTGGCCGGAATATGTCGAAGCTGCCTCACACCAAGGCTTGCGCTCCATCCTCAGCGTTCCACTCTTAGTGGAGGGCGACACTAGGGCGGCCCTGAACCTCTATTCGGAGCGAAGCAACGCGTTCAGCGAGTCCGACTTGGAACGAGCCGAGGTCTTTGCTTCCCATGCCTCCAAATCGCTGCGTCTCGCGTTGAAGATCGCGCAACTCAGCGACGCCCGGAACGACCTCGCAGCCGCCATGGAGTCCCGCACCGTGATCGACCTCGCCGTCGGAGCGATCATGGCGCAGAACAAGTGCAGCCAGGAAGAAGCCTTCACCATCCTTCGCACCGCCTCCAGCAACCGCAACATCAAGCTGCGGCACCTGGCGAAGTCGATCATCGCGGCCGTCTCGTCCGGGAAGATCACCACGCACTTCGAGGAGTAG
- the phnE gene encoding phosphonate ABC transporter, permease protein PhnE, with the protein MEQTLSSSKTEAPAEKTINTSLPEADRLRLSRPFGLPTPRGAALWVIVAVVLVWAGMGAGFNPDKLLSGIPNMGNFLGRLFPPTFDKFGIIIKLLVETLQMALVGTVLGALASLLLSFGAASNIAPRWVYTSCRAVLNVLRSVPELIFALMFVSAVGLGPFAGILAIVLGSVGSIGKVYAEAMESVQPGPVEALTAVGANKRQIISYAVLPQAAPLLVSYTLLLFEGNVRGATILGLVGAGGIGLELTTAMRMYDYGHLCAIIISIVVLVTIIDRVSAFIRAKLS; encoded by the coding sequence ATGGAACAGACACTGAGCTCCTCGAAAACTGAAGCCCCCGCAGAGAAGACCATTAATACCAGCCTCCCCGAAGCCGACCGTCTCCGGCTTTCCCGCCCCTTCGGCCTCCCCACGCCACGCGGCGCCGCGCTCTGGGTGATCGTCGCCGTCGTGCTGGTCTGGGCCGGTATGGGCGCCGGGTTCAATCCCGACAAACTGCTCAGCGGTATCCCCAACATGGGCAACTTTCTGGGCCGCCTTTTCCCGCCGACGTTCGACAAGTTCGGCATCATCATCAAGCTGCTTGTCGAAACCCTGCAGATGGCTTTGGTGGGCACAGTCCTCGGCGCCCTCGCATCGCTGCTTCTGAGCTTCGGCGCGGCCAGCAACATCGCCCCGCGCTGGGTTTACACCTCCTGTCGGGCGGTGCTGAACGTGTTGCGATCCGTCCCGGAGCTCATCTTCGCGCTGATGTTCGTATCGGCTGTTGGGTTGGGTCCGTTCGCCGGCATCCTCGCAATCGTGCTTGGCTCAGTAGGATCCATCGGCAAGGTGTACGCCGAAGCCATGGAATCCGTGCAACCCGGGCCGGTGGAAGCACTGACCGCCGTGGGCGCCAACAAACGCCAGATCATCAGCTATGCCGTCCTCCCCCAGGCTGCGCCGCTGCTGGTCAGCTATACGTTGCTCCTCTTCGAAGGCAACGTCCGCGGTGCCACGATCCTCGGTTTGGTGGGTGCCGGCGGCATCGGCTTGGAGCTTACTACCGCAATGCGCATGTACGATTACGGACACCTCTGCGCCATCATCATCAGCATCGTCGTGCTGGTCACCATCATCGACCGGGTCAGCGCCTTCATCCGCGCCAAGCTCAGCTAG